The proteins below are encoded in one region of Fimbriimonadaceae bacterium:
- a CDS encoding DUF1738 domain-containing protein, with protein sequence MSQHFSKSRSRVTSNRELAQPTTSAYQTITAQIVEALKRGVVPWRKPWRGRDQLPCNAVSKRPYHGVNLLLLSLAPFRDHRWMTLRQANELGGRIRRGERSSIAVFWKHLDVTDEEDAQDGRRRCIPLLRYYHVFNAEQCEGLNLPVLMDDWNEELTARIEKAEEVVMSMPNPPKIVEGGNVACYQPPEDLVRIPKIRDFESAEAYYATLFHELGHSTGHLNRLNRPGVTGAIHFGSCDYSREELVAELTSAFCCAEVGIDNSILDNAASYIHGWLEALQGDPKAVVAAAGQAQRATDYILNVPPRSE encoded by the coding sequence ATGTCACAGCACTTTTCTAAATCACGGTCGCGCGTAACTTCCAACCGGGAACTCGCGCAACCAACTACTTCGGCCTATCAGACGATCACGGCACAGATCGTCGAAGCCCTGAAACGAGGCGTCGTGCCTTGGCGAAAGCCTTGGCGGGGACGCGATCAGCTGCCGTGCAACGCCGTCAGCAAACGGCCGTACCACGGCGTCAACCTGCTTCTACTCTCCCTTGCGCCGTTCAGGGATCATCGCTGGATGACCTTGCGCCAGGCGAACGAGCTTGGCGGTCGAATCCGGCGCGGTGAAAGGTCTTCCATCGCCGTCTTCTGGAAGCACTTGGACGTAACCGACGAGGAAGACGCCCAAGACGGTCGTCGGCGCTGCATCCCGCTCTTGCGTTACTACCACGTGTTCAACGCAGAGCAATGCGAAGGGCTTAACCTCCCCGTTCTCATGGACGACTGGAACGAGGAGTTAACGGCCAGGATCGAGAAGGCGGAAGAGGTCGTCATGTCAATGCCAAATCCTCCAAAGATTGTGGAGGGCGGCAATGTCGCATGCTACCAGCCGCCCGAGGACTTGGTCCGCATTCCCAAGATTCGAGACTTCGAGTCGGCGGAAGCCTACTACGCGACCCTCTTTCACGAACTCGGGCACTCCACCGGGCATCTGAACCGGCTCAACCGGCCCGGAGTGACCGGTGCGATCCACTTCGGATCGTGCGACTATAGTCGGGAGGAGTTGGTAGCCGAGCTGACCTCGGCTTTCTGTTGCGCCGAAGTGGGGATCGACAACTCGATCCTCGACAACGCGGCCAGCTACATCCACGGATGGTTAGAAGCTTTGCAAGGTGATCCAAAGGCCGTCGTCGCAGCAGCCGGGCAAGCCCAACGCGCGACCGACTACATCCTCAACGTTCCTCCGAGATCGGAGTGA
- a CDS encoding recombinase family protein, giving the protein MFQEMVRVIAYIRVSTDRQAIDGTSLITQRRRVIEYVTAKGYDLARLFVEEGESAKTEHRPVLQEMLAFCQREKGRIDALIFPKIDRFARYTEDYHHLKRTLRECGVRIESIDERFDDSPAGRFLESMLAATAQFDNDVRSERTYNGMKEAVTQGRWVFKAPFGFRNIRSQGKATMEPDPENVPLVTAIFERFARGTWTVAEIGEWTRTQGVSIGTTSLYRMIRNKAYIGIIEAFGMEVRGEPPMIPIISESLFYAAQNGLRRVQMPETIRRENPHFPLRGTVRCLCGKALTAGWSHGRSAKYAYYRCRRCSQTNLRREAVEIAFARFLSAIRAELPLDEAAVASLYRQADADRALLVEQRKRFEQELDRLGRLQKALILKTVEGVIPDEMAAQQLREFESAMRELRAKLAEPNASSAEPAIEKVVEFSRMFLNKVDEIWLCASFEVKQHIQRVLFPAGATLSFKGNARTAKGPALTGLRDVSFAGSFRLVDLSEESAHRDVTDSAHESRSLSAQIELMKRLHREFGYMKDSI; this is encoded by the coding sequence ATGTTTCAAGAGATGGTACGGGTTATAGCCTACATCCGGGTCTCAACAGACCGACAAGCAATTGACGGAACTTCGCTGATCACACAAAGAAGGCGTGTGATTGAGTATGTCACGGCCAAGGGATACGACCTCGCCAGGCTCTTTGTCGAAGAAGGGGAATCGGCCAAGACCGAGCATCGTCCTGTACTTCAGGAGATGTTGGCGTTTTGCCAGCGCGAGAAAGGCAGGATCGATGCTCTCATCTTTCCGAAAATCGACCGGTTTGCACGGTACACGGAGGACTATCACCACCTCAAACGCACCTTGAGGGAGTGCGGCGTTCGCATTGAGTCCATTGATGAGAGGTTCGACGATTCGCCTGCTGGTCGGTTCCTTGAAAGCATGTTGGCGGCTACGGCCCAGTTCGACAACGATGTCCGTTCAGAGCGAACCTACAACGGAATGAAGGAGGCGGTAACACAAGGCAGATGGGTCTTTAAAGCCCCGTTCGGATTTCGCAACATACGGTCGCAGGGCAAGGCAACGATGGAGCCCGACCCGGAGAATGTCCCACTTGTTACGGCAATCTTTGAGCGCTTTGCGAGGGGAACTTGGACTGTAGCCGAGATCGGTGAGTGGACCCGTACCCAAGGCGTGTCCATAGGGACGACATCCCTTTACCGGATGATACGCAACAAGGCATATATAGGCATCATCGAGGCATTCGGCATGGAAGTTCGAGGAGAGCCGCCGATGATTCCCATCATTTCGGAGTCCCTGTTCTATGCGGCTCAAAACGGCCTGCGGCGCGTCCAAATGCCGGAGACGATACGCCGAGAGAACCCACACTTTCCTCTCCGGGGAACGGTTCGATGCCTATGTGGCAAGGCGCTCACCGCCGGCTGGTCCCACGGACGATCCGCAAAATACGCCTACTACAGGTGTCGGCGCTGTTCTCAGACAAACTTGCGACGGGAAGCGGTCGAGATCGCGTTTGCCCGCTTCCTTTCAGCGATCCGCGCCGAGTTGCCTCTCGACGAAGCGGCTGTTGCATCTCTCTATAGGCAAGCAGACGCGGATCGCGCACTGCTGGTTGAGCAACGAAAACGATTTGAGCAAGAGTTGGACCGCCTGGGCAGATTGCAGAAGGCCCTCATCCTCAAAACGGTTGAGGGAGTGATACCGGATGAGATGGCAGCACAGCAACTCAGGGAGTTCGAATCAGCCATGCGTGAGCTTCGCGCCAAACTCGCAGAACCTAATGCGTCGAGTGCCGAACCGGCTATCGAAAAGGTCGTGGAGTTCTCTCGTATGTTCCTCAACAAGGTTGATGAGATTTGGCTTTGTGCATCGTTCGAAGTCAAACAACATATACAGCGAGTGCTTTTCCCGGCTGGCGCGACACTGAGCTTCAAAGGCAATGCGCGAACCGCAAAAGGACCTGCATTAACAGGTCTGAGGGACGTTTCTTTTGCAGGCAGTTTCCGTTTGGTGGACCTGAGCGAAGAGAGTGCACACCGCGACGTTACAGACTCTGCGCACGAGTCACGTTCACTCTCGGCGCAGATCGAACTGATGAAAAGGCTGCATCGCGAGTTTGGCTACATGAAAGACTCAATATGA
- a CDS encoding restriction endonuclease, which produces MSRRDSNSSRSLYVRSMLSGLDFKTFQRIVWLWLGASGYHCIRTLNRPRRRGRGSVGPDFLAQIGEDGIEVAVQIRHWRSPLSKRAVDELRGILLRDQIPAGMIISSSQVSRAARLAAADFSGRPIRVVGLESLADSMIALDLGTPAFFRAVGSVSLGLAGAPSKPRPLSLPAELASNPDGPRPDRASWVLAGALLILLVLWFAKGFLE; this is translated from the coding sequence ATGAGCCGCCGCGACAGCAACAGCAGCCGCAGTTTATATGTCCGCTCCATGCTCTCTGGCCTCGATTTCAAGACTTTTCAGAGGATCGTTTGGCTCTGGCTCGGAGCAAGTGGCTATCACTGCATTCGAACGCTCAACCGCCCTCGCCGACGCGGCCGAGGCTCCGTGGGTCCGGACTTCCTTGCTCAGATTGGAGAAGACGGCATCGAGGTCGCTGTGCAGATCCGGCACTGGCGATCACCACTTTCAAAACGGGCGGTCGATGAGCTGCGAGGCATTCTGCTTCGCGATCAGATTCCGGCCGGCATGATCATTAGCTCGTCTCAAGTATCTCGGGCGGCTCGTTTGGCAGCTGCCGACTTCTCAGGTCGCCCCATCAGAGTTGTCGGACTTGAGAGTCTGGCCGACTCGATGATCGCCCTCGATCTTGGAACTCCCGCTTTCTTCCGTGCCGTTGGCTCAGTGTCGCTCGGACTTGCGGGGGCGCCGTCAAAGCCACGCCCTCTCAGCCTACCGGCCGAACTCGCTTCTAACCCTGACGGACCACGACCAGACCGGGCGAGCTGGGTGCTGGCCGGAGCATTACTGATTCTGCTGGTTCTCTGGTTTGCGAAAGGATTCCTGGAATGA
- a CDS encoding trypsin-like peptidase domain-containing protein, with product MVILCAVSLVLSSAALLLEVESRWRAATRQPERTCGMEDIESASASVVLIQGKEVDGTGFWVTPTTVMTNNHVVDHNPELVVNKRFPATVLATDSLRDIALLSVTFVDPEPIPVRVSDQPPRLADDVYVIGHPIGRNLTVSKGIVSALTSDDYDDRQYIQTDAAISPGSSGGPVVDKCGRVVGMATQTLRGAENVGYAITWSQLSLRMDQMLKAIESSTREERELTYPSEQTEVVAKYYSTLGAGDLQAAYDFYSTARKARLPYDSWAKGLGKTVFIRLVDVRPGERTNLVKVHFYSTEEVEAGTWEWRTGEFEGTWTLTREGGLWKMNESNIKDITKPADSQ from the coding sequence ATGGTCATTCTCTGTGCGGTTTCGCTCGTCCTCTCGTCCGCAGCTCTGCTTCTCGAAGTCGAATCGCGTTGGAGGGCTGCGACTCGCCAACCTGAGCGCACGTGTGGCATGGAGGATATTGAATCAGCATCTGCATCAGTTGTCCTGATTCAGGGCAAGGAAGTCGACGGGACCGGCTTCTGGGTGACTCCGACAACCGTCATGACCAACAACCACGTTGTGGACCACAATCCGGAGCTTGTCGTGAACAAGCGGTTCCCGGCGACGGTGCTGGCAACCGATTCGCTCCGCGACATCGCCCTTCTCTCGGTGACCTTTGTGGATCCCGAGCCAATCCCCGTTCGGGTCTCCGATCAACCGCCACGCCTGGCCGACGACGTCTATGTGATCGGCCATCCGATCGGCAGGAACCTCACGGTCTCCAAGGGGATCGTTTCTGCTTTGACCAGCGACGACTACGATGACCGGCAATACATTCAGACCGATGCGGCCATCTCGCCTGGTAGCTCGGGCGGCCCGGTCGTGGACAAGTGCGGGCGAGTGGTCGGCATGGCCACTCAGACTCTGAGAGGGGCTGAGAACGTCGGCTATGCGATCACATGGTCGCAACTCTCACTGCGCATGGATCAGATGCTCAAGGCCATCGAATCTTCAACCCGAGAGGAACGCGAGCTGACCTATCCGTCCGAGCAGACGGAGGTGGTCGCGAAGTACTACTCGACGCTCGGCGCCGGAGACCTGCAAGCCGCGTATGACTTTTATTCCACGGCACGAAAAGCCAGACTCCCATATGACAGCTGGGCCAAGGGGCTTGGCAAGACGGTCTTCATCCGGCTTGTGGACGTTCGACCCGGCGAACGGACGAACTTGGTGAAGGTTCACTTCTACTCGACGGAAGAGGTCGAGGCGGGCACCTGGGAATGGCGGACTGGTGAGTTTGAAGGCACGTGGACGCTGACCCGAGAAGGCGGCCTCTGGAAGATGAATGAGTCGAACATCAAAGACATCACCAAGCCAGCAGACTCACAGTAA
- a CDS encoding replication protein, whose protein sequence is MSRLANTTPFPNLLLDRVMKLLSDTEWRVLCVIVRQTYGWQKPEDWLSHSQLKSHTGRESAAVSRAVDTLVKRGLIVVRDRFNRRLYSTAERRRSRSGLVFAIHPLFLESALYRRRIGLGDFTLRSSQSENNKSNYHSKKETNDG, encoded by the coding sequence ATGAGTAGGCTCGCCAACACGACGCCATTCCCGAACCTGCTCTTGGACCGGGTGATGAAGCTCTTGAGCGACACGGAGTGGAGGGTGCTCTGCGTCATCGTCCGGCAGACCTATGGCTGGCAGAAGCCTGAAGACTGGCTCAGTCACAGCCAACTCAAAAGCCACACGGGCCGGGAGAGCGCCGCCGTCAGCCGCGCCGTGGATACGCTCGTCAAACGCGGGTTGATCGTCGTCCGAGACCGATTCAACCGGCGACTGTATTCGACCGCCGAACGCAGGCGATCTCGGTCGGGTCTTGTCTTTGCGATTCACCCCCTTTTCCTTGAATCGGCACTGTACCGGCGTCGGATCGGTCTTGGAGACTTCACATTGCGAAGTTCACAAAGCGAAAACAACAAAAGCAACTATCACTCAAAGAAAGAAACAAATGACGGCTAA